The sequence CCACAGATCTCTGAAAACACAAGGAGGCCCAGGAGCATCCTGTTTGATTTCATGCACACCAGGTGGCCTGGTCTTGCCTTCAAACAGTCTCCGTTTGGACACTGCCTCTGAACTGTTCCTCACTCCCAGTGTCTTGTGCAGTGGCCCACATCTATCACTGTAATGCTAACTTGGTTAATATTATCTTGTGCTGCATGCCCTGGGAAACTGGAGGGAAGAACAGTACATACTGTATCACTGTCCTTGTCCCCAGCCAACCATTCCCCCTTCTCCACTCACAACCCTGATTCACATGCCCACATAGGGGCTTGCATGGGATTGGAGGAAGGTGCTATTGAGCCCCAGATCCCATCCTTCTATTCCCCATAGGATAATGTGCTGATATCCTATAACATGTCCGTTCATAACCACTGTATAAATAACCCAAGAACCCCATCACCACGGATGTACATCTATTGCAAGAGCCGTCAAGTGTGGAGTAGGTACAGAGCTCAAGCTGGAGCTCTGCAGATAAAGAGGATTAGCTCTGTACTTTTATTGAATTCCAGAAGACTGTACAGTTATCCTCTGCTTCTGGAAGCCCAGGTAGGGGCAAGGTGTGGTCAGGTTGACCCAGCTGGAGTTTATGAGCAGTAAAAGCTTTAAGATATTATCTCTTTGGAATATCCAGTTACGATGCCTATTGCAGACCTCACACAATTCTCAGCTCATGCCAGACAACTGGCAAAACTCGGCACAAATGTACTTATCAGGAAAACTTGATAAGTGAATCAGAAATCCAGCAGGTTTCAAAGGTCTTGTACAATGCCATTTGTCTTACCCAATGGAAGCATTAAGTATTCCTCCAATAAAGTGGAAGTTAGATTATACTAACAAACATGATAAAATGAATGTTTGGAGATGTAGGAAATTTAGGAAAACTGCTATGAATTAGATTTTTTCTGCTCCAGCACAAGTGGTCTAATCAGCCCAATGATCAGCATGAATTTCAATAAAGTACCACTACATCATTCCAGAACATATCAATGACTATTAGtgaaaaatagtttatttgcaAAAATAAATTTGTCACCCATTCATGGCCTCAATCTCTAGCTAAGCTCCTGCCAAGATAAGAAAAAACAGAAGCTTATTTGAAATGGCTTCTGATACAAGAACAGAATCAAAACATCTGATCTATACCTACTAAGTCTCTCGCATCTGCTAAATGTTATCATTAAGAGGTTGGGCCAAACATGAAAAATTCCACTATTTCAACAAGCATTGTTTCTCTCTTGCCAGTTTTCTGAAACAAGTTTGATTTTGTTGTCTAATTTCGTACTATTACAAAAGGATGCAACATATTTAAATATTAGCAATGAGATTGAAAATGAATTCACTGGccaccatatttttaaaatatgagtaGGTCAAAAGTCACTGTCTACACAGCATATACAGAATAGACTGTTTGCAATGAAAAAgggaataaaaaacaaataaaacagttCTTAAGTCTCTGCATTTTGTTCTTTACTGCTTCATTTTTATTCTACACATTTTATAAGACTAACATCTAGAACTGGTCAAACTGTTTgttacaaacaaacaatgtaTTCCTTCTATTCTATTTAATTTTGTATGGCACTATATTCAAGTGCATTAAGTGATGCTACATGTTTGGGAAGATCAAGTGCATCTTGCACATGAAATGGAAAATGGGAATGTTTGAGTTGGTTCTTCGAGCCTGAAGGATTTTGTTCCACAGTCAATTTATGGGATTTAGTCTTTGTCTGTAAATTGTCTACAAAGAGATCATggtttttatgattttttttttaattactggcAATTGTTTGAATACCTTTTACAAACACCTGCACCTATGTGCTAgggtctcctcccctccacccccaactgaAATGCTCTCTCAAGTATTCAACACCTGGAGTTTGCCATTTGAAGCTGTCACATGACATGGTTTTTGTTTCCTGATTGAATGACCTAACCTTACCAACAGGAGGAGTGCCTGAAGAAATTATTGGGGCActctcaggtagggtgaccagatgtcccgattttgtagggacagtcctgatatttgcgttttttcttatataggctcctattaccccccaccccatcctgatttttcacacttgctgtctggtcaccctactctcaggCAATATCTACACTACTGGCTAAATCGGCACAGCTGCAATCAAGCAGCAGTGTTGATTTGGCAGATCTGGTGAAGAcacattaagtcaatgggagattgcTCTCCTGTCAATGTCTGtaccccacctccctgagaggcggaagctatgtcaacaggagagcgtcgACATACAGCAGTGTCCACACTGagctaagtcgacctaagttatgtcgacttcagttacgtaaCTGAACTAGggtaacttagatcaacttacagcattaatgtagaccagcccctagACATGCACATTACAGATACTAAAGGAAACTTTCTGCCAGGTGGAGGCAGCAGCAACAAGactctgggttcaatatctaaggGTACATGTCAACAATACAAAACAGGACTGGCTTGAGCCCCCCCAACCAGTGATCTGGGAAAATTAACCACTAACCCAGGcatctctaagaggcaatacttcccctctcataAGCACTGAGTCTGTATATAGCAAAGACAATGCAGGAAAAGGACCCCAGCATTAATTCatgaaaacaccacaaccacaatTCGAAAGCATATGACTATGAGGTAACACCCACCCCAAAGTACATTGGGcggtgtcctttgcctcagtttctcaccttgTGGCATCAAAGTTCAACGAACAAATATTCCTTTAAcatgctcctcctctctccctccactaCACGCACttacagttgctgtccttggtcagcgaAGACCCAGAGTTTAGAGGTGTGTTCACACGAGTGCATGTGAATGGGGAGTGCCCGAGGGGAAAATATCGAGCAACACCTCAGCTGCTGCAGTAGCCTCTGCAACTGGCTCACCATTACTACTGTTCATTCTGTCTTCACTGTGAGTTGCTGCCGCCACTCACTCTGCCACGGTGCCGTTGTTCACTCTGCCGCCACAAGCCACGGACACCGCCCCCCTGCTGATGCTCTTTGCCACCGCTGGCTGCTGTGTCTCTACTGCAACATCAcattctgaggttccaccactttccccagctctcagtgatttcagcaggtaGTGAAGAACGTTACTGCTAGTGCAGGCTCCTTCACTGCAACATTGTCCCACACCATGTCTAAGGCTCAGCACCTGGTTACCAGTGATTTCAGCGCTAGTGATCACTGAGCAAAACAAGGACTCTCTATTGAATTTAATCAGCTCCGTCTTTCAACAGTGGAGAAAAGAGGAGCAAATTGTGCCTAAGACTTAGGCAGAGCCCAAGCCACCAGGTAGCAACACCtgtccccactctctctctccttcactggGATTTGACATCTTCCCCCCTGCTTAGCAACTGAGattcagtttagggtgaccccctcagtcaacgcaggctaagtacagttctgctgccctttactcatacagtcAGGGTAACATTTCATTACCCTTGCACTCAATACTAAATTGgtttgtaacccagcaccagccaaaattgatcactttggcaaagcagctccacCTGTTGAATACCTAGGCAGAATAGGTGTGTTTATGCAATTacagctcctgaagtcttttccccccagctcatcactagatggcacgggagagctcattcagatccTGCTTATACTTTAATACTCATGTGTGGCAGAGCTCCTTCTCTGCCTCGGTGGGTTCCGCACTTCCCCGTAGCAGCAGGCTGGGGGATTCCATTCTCCCTAGGAATTTCCCCACACCCCTGGGTTTATTGCCCCCACATTgtctgggaaggggagagggaggggacccTCTTAGTCTCTGGTAACTCCTCCGGGTATAGTGGCAGCAGGCCAGGCACCCAGTTCAATCTCTATCCTCTGGCGGGGTCTCTTTTCCCCAAACCTCTGGGGCATGGAAGGGCTGTAGACCCTGTTGGGCAGGATTTTCCCTGCTCTTCACCTCTGTACCTGTGAGGTCTGTCTCCGGCGTTTGTCAGTGTCTGCACTGTCCGGTTCTCCAGTAGCATGCCTGCTCCGCACAGTTCCTATTGCATGCACCTATCTGACTGGAGGGGAGGCTTTTAACAGGTTCTGGCAGGCCCTTGATTGGCCCTAGGTATCCTAATTAACCTGGAGTAACCTGCTTATCCTGGGGCTAATATACCTGCCTGGGTGCACGTGCAGCCCAGCgagtaatttttgtttttactgttgCCTTGTGCCAGACCGCGTTACCATGAGCTTgcccctgaaccccaaccccttcCTGAATGGGCTGACAGGGAAGCCGGTGATGGTGAAGCTGAAGTGGGGAATGGAGTACAAGGGCTACCTGGTATCTGTCAACAGCTACATGAACATGCAGCTTGAAAACACAGAAGAATACATAGATGGTGTATTGTCAGGACACCTTGGTGAAGTTTTGATGAGATGTAACCACGTCCTGTACATCAGAGGagtagaaaaagaagaaaaagatggAGAAATGAGAGAATAATTTTGTATATTTCTGGAAAATAAAGATCAGTTtttcacaaaaaagaaaaatcactctCCTATAGCTGTCTGGCCTCACCCCGTCACACATGAAACAATGCAATTCGGTATACTTCTAGGATCACATGGCCTTCCTTTCCTGTCAGAAAGATACTTCAGGAAATAAAAAGCATAGAGTCTAAATATCATAAACCTCTACTACAGTATGTTGAATTAATGCAATATTATACATCAAATTCCAGACCCAGAAGAATCAGACGACTCCTTCCCCATGTCCCTGTTCtcacatttattatttaataatgaAAGACCTCTCTCAGTCAAATTCCTTATTAGCATAATTATGTGGCCTTCAATTTCAGCCATCAGAAAATTTTGCCCAATATTAAAACATCTCTTATcactacataagaacggccatagtgggtcagaccaatggtccatttatcacagtatcctgtcttct is a genomic window of Chrysemys picta bellii isolate R12L10 chromosome 7, ASM1138683v2, whole genome shotgun sequence containing:
- the LOC112059889 gene encoding small nuclear ribonucleoprotein F-like, translated to MSLPLNPNPFLNGLTGKPVMVKLKWGMEYKGYLVSVNSYMNMQLENTEEYIDGVLSGHLGEVLMRCNHVLYIRGVEKEEKDGEMRE